In Thermosphaera sp., the sequence GTAGTTGTCGAGAGAAAGGGGACTAGAGAAGAGGCTGAAAGGCTGAACAAGGTATGGAGGGAGATAGGACTTGGGATGATCGACCTCCCCGAGGAGATGTTCGACGTCATGGAAGTTGAGATCACGGAGGAGCTTGAGCGTGCCCCAGTATTCGAAAGCGTGAGGTGCAGTAAATGTGGAGAATTAGCAATGTCCACAAGAATAGTTTACGTGGGTGATAAACCATTTTGCAAGAGTTGCGCGAACGCTGGCGTGAATGCCGTTATTGGTAGGGGAATAGCTGTCAACGCGAGCCTACCCTACCGAATATTGAGGTAGCAGGAGGGATTAGCAGAGTTGACCGGTAAACCTTACGCGTTAATACTATTAATGATAACTCTCGCGTTTTTCGCGGCATTATCAGCAGTGCTACTCTCTTGGGAGAGATTTTCAACAATGTCGGGAGTAAATGAAGTTGGGGATAAAACAGAGTCTGACTACGTCACAATAGTTGATTCTCTCGGTAGAACCGTTAAGGTGGAAAAGTATCCTAAAAGAGTAGTAGCCATAGGTCCAGGAACTCTAAGATTGGTCGTGTATTTGAATGCTACCGGCTTACTCGCGGGAGTTGAGGAGGTAGAGTTGTCGTGGAGTCCCCTGGGCAGAGACTACGCCATGGCCTACGGGGAGTACTTGAAGAGCCTCCCAGTCATTGGGCCGGGAGGCCCGAGAAGCTCGCCAGACCCGGTTAGGATTAGGAGCGTCAGCCCTGACCTAGTCATAATGAGCTCTCTATACGCTCAATTATACGACCCAGATAGGCTGTCGACGGAGGTAGAAGCCCCCGTCATAGTTATTGACTACGGGGGCGCTGGCTACGTGGAGGTCGATGACTTGAAGAAAGCCCTCACGATCCTAGGCGATGTGCTGAATAGGAGTGAAAGAGCGCGGGAACTCTGCGACTTCATAGACTCGGTCATTAGAGATCTCGATGCACGAACAAGGAATATCACCACTAAGTCAAGCGTTTATGTGGGTGCAATATCGTATAAGGGTGCTCAACCCTTCACCTCCTCCCAGGCAAGATTTCCGCCTCTTGTATTGTTGAACACTAACTCGATCGTTGATAATTTAACATCTACTGTCGGATATGTGTCAGTAGATTTTGAATACATCTTGAGTGCACAGCCGAATTACATTTTCATCGACATTAACAATTTCAATATCGTTAAGGACGAGTTCAACAGGGATAAAGACAAGTTCTGCGCGCTAATGGCGTTTAAAGAACGAAGAGTCTACTCGGTGCTTCCATTCAACTATTATCATACCAACATAGCGACAAGCCTCGCTGATGCATACTTTATAGGTAAGATTCTCTACCCGGGCAACTTCGAGGACGTTGATCCAGTGGCGAAAGCAAACGAGATATTTAAAAAATTCCTGGGTAAGGAGCTCTATTTATTGTTTGAAGAAGGCTACGGGGTCGGGTTCGCTAATTTGTCGAGTGAGCTAGCTTGCTGAAATCGGTGCCGCGGAATGAGCTCTCATGTACTCTTCTTATCAAAGTTTTTAAGGCGAAAATTGATCATCCTTGCCACTCTCTTATTCATCCTCGTCCTGCTGATTCCATTAGCATCATCTATTGGGTTTGGAGGGATGGCTTTTCTAGATTTCTGGAGATTGGTTCTTGGACTTGAAGTCGCCGAGCTGGATAGGGTTGTACTCTGGCTTAGGCTCAGGCGTGTTTTAGTAGGTGTTTTAGTAGGGGGATTATTGGGTGGGGCCGGTGTGATTGCTCAAGCGGTCTATAGAAATCCGTTGGCATCTCCGTTTACTCTTGGAATTTCGCATGCGGCTGCGCTGGGTGTAGCAATAGCCTTGATAACTGGTTATGCTGGAAGATCCTATCCATTATTCTATATAGTATCAAGACCTTACATATTGCCAGTTATGGCTTTCATCTTTTCCCTGATTCAATCCCTAATAGTCTTGCTTCTTGCATTTAGAGTCGGCTTAACGCCGAACGCCCTTGTACTATCATCTATCGCTTTATCCTTCCTCTACCAATCACTCCTTTCTCTTATACAATATCTAGTGCTAAATGAGTTACAATTAGCGACAATTGTTTTCTGGAGTTTCGGCGACTTGAGCAGGCCCGGCGATATTGAACTGCTTATTTTAATCATCGGCTCCATCCCCATCATTCTAGCCTACATGTTGATCCATGTTGACCTAGACATCATCCTGCTGGGGGACGATTTAGCAATTTCTTCAGGCATAAACCCGAGGACGTTTAGGCTTGTGGCCACTATAACCGCCTCACTCGGAGCCTCCTTGGCAACCTCTTTCGTAGGGGTATTAGCATTCTTGTGTCTTCTCTCTCCACATATTGCAAGAGGGTTAGTGGGCGGAAGCCATAAGTATCTAATGCCTGCTTCCATAATCACCGGGTCAATACTAGTGGTTGTAGCAGATTTGTTCTCCCGGATTCTCCTATACCCTATTACACTACCTGTGGGGATA encodes:
- a CDS encoding ABC transporter substrate-binding protein — translated: MTGKPYALILLMITLAFFAALSAVLLSWERFSTMSGVNEVGDKTESDYVTIVDSLGRTVKVEKYPKRVVAIGPGTLRLVVYLNATGLLAGVEEVELSWSPLGRDYAMAYGEYLKSLPVIGPGGPRSSPDPVRIRSVSPDLVIMSSLYAQLYDPDRLSTEVEAPVIVIDYGGAGYVEVDDLKKALTILGDVLNRSERARELCDFIDSVIRDLDARTRNITTKSSVYVGAISYKGAQPFTSSQARFPPLVLLNTNSIVDNLTSTVGYVSVDFEYILSAQPNYIFIDINNFNIVKDEFNRDKDKFCALMAFKERRVYSVLPFNYYHTNIATSLADAYFIGKILYPGNFEDVDPVAKANEIFKKFLGKELYLLFEEGYGVGFANLSSELAC
- a CDS encoding iron ABC transporter permease, with the translated sequence MSSHVLFLSKFLRRKLIILATLLFILVLLIPLASSIGFGGMAFLDFWRLVLGLEVAELDRVVLWLRLRRVLVGVLVGGLLGGAGVIAQAVYRNPLASPFTLGISHAAALGVAIALITGYAGRSYPLFYIVSRPYILPVMAFIFSLIQSLIVLLLAFRVGLTPNALVLSSIALSFLYQSLLSLIQYLVLNELQLATIVFWSFGDLSRPGDIELLILIIGSIPIILAYMLIHVDLDIILLGDDLAISSGINPRTFRLVATITASLGASLATSFVGVLAFLCLLSPHIARGLVGGSHKYLMPASIITGSILVVVADLFSRILLYPITLPVGITLSMMGAPLLIILLRGTRYGGHKDTWS